In a single window of the Methylophaga frappieri genome:
- a CDS encoding FecCD family ABC transporter permease, with the protein MAIPTTVTLDMTIKTISTSSVFSPALSRKALLAAISLLTLALFFAELTVGSVAIPLAAVWEAVLTGTTEVNAAWANIILEFRLPRALNALFSGAALGVAGLMLQTLFRNPLADPYVLGIVHGARLACALLVTLTGVVGNAFLLRYGLIGDIGLAVASILGSCAILGLLALLSRRVGVVTLLIMGLMIGYFSVGLISMLMHFIDENQAQAFKIWNDASFAGATDQQLQILIPCVIVGLIASIALIKPLNSLLLGENYAASMGVAVGRVKAITLMVIGLLCGVVTAFCGPVAFLGLVAAQLARAFMRSADHRILLPAAGLIGATLGLAADWVVHMPWSRHVFHLNAVIGLVGAPIALYMLYRTKALHHSS; encoded by the coding sequence ATGGCAATTCCTACGACAGTTACCCTAGATATGACGATAAAGACGATTTCAACAAGCTCCGTTTTTTCGCCGGCGTTGAGCCGAAAAGCTTTACTGGCTGCGATCAGTTTGTTAACGCTGGCCTTATTTTTTGCTGAACTCACCGTAGGCAGTGTGGCGATTCCGCTTGCTGCCGTCTGGGAAGCGGTATTAACGGGAACCACTGAGGTTAATGCGGCCTGGGCCAATATTATTCTCGAATTTCGATTACCAAGAGCATTAAATGCCTTATTTTCAGGTGCGGCGTTGGGGGTGGCTGGCTTGATGCTACAAACCTTGTTTCGTAATCCACTGGCCGATCCGTATGTGTTAGGCATTGTTCATGGCGCGCGATTGGCTTGTGCTTTGTTAGTGACGTTGACCGGTGTGGTCGGCAACGCGTTTTTATTACGTTACGGTTTGATTGGTGATATTGGCTTAGCCGTCGCGTCGATTTTGGGTTCTTGTGCCATTCTGGGGTTATTGGCATTACTGTCGCGTCGCGTCGGGGTGGTAACACTGCTGATTATGGGCTTGATGATTGGTTATTTTTCGGTCGGATTAATCAGCATGCTGATGCACTTTATTGATGAAAATCAGGCCCAGGCTTTCAAAATTTGGAATGATGCCAGTTTCGCTGGGGCGACCGATCAACAATTACAGATCCTGATTCCCTGTGTGATCGTTGGGCTGATCGCCAGTATCGCGCTGATTAAACCGTTAAACAGTTTATTGTTGGGGGAAAATTATGCGGCATCAATGGGCGTGGCGGTGGGGCGTGTCAAAGCCATAACCTTGATGGTGATTGGTTTGTTATGTGGTGTGGTGACGGCTTTTTGTGGTCCGGTCGCTTTTCTGGGCCTGGTGGCGGCGCAACTGGCGCGGGCATTTATGCGTAGTGCCGATCATCGGATTTTATTACCCGCAGCCGGACTGATTGGCGCCACGTTGGGATTAGCGGCTGATTGGGTGGTGCACATGCCCTGGAGTCGACATGTATTCCATTTAAATGCGGTTATCGGTTTAGTGGGTGCGCCTATCGCGTTATATATGCTGTATCGAACGAAAGCGTTACATCATTCCAGTTAG
- a CDS encoding ABC transporter substrate-binding protein, producing the protein MRALVGLLWLVTLTACSQIDPPERESWPEQTIGPQSPTANLDNACVADFDPNVDYFPNKTEFAYSTQLSVEYHQHYKRVRFKPNANTGEQIEFLLVQCGTPLPKQAKHVPVIQVPIQRLIAGNASVLGALAELDIVDRLYGTHNTRGVTVPAVQQRIKQGLVHDMWGYGHASIEQAMSVEADVYLSFYSAYPAGNMHPRLWELGVTAVPQADHHETHPLGRAEWIKLLALMTNRENNAEAIFNQRVERYHALQALVADVSNRPKVMAGYLSSRASFETFAQQNQKAQLIRDAGGEFIFAHQGAGSLIFLPFESVYAGAHQADVWLGTMTGQKDKNALISANPLHGWFQSVENDQVYAWDRDYTGAWASPFQDQSMTHPERQLAEVIAVLHPERLTLAEPEWQFLRQLP; encoded by the coding sequence ATGCGTGCGTTAGTAGGCTTACTTTGGCTGGTTACGTTAACAGCATGTTCACAAATTGATCCGCCAGAACGCGAGTCCTGGCCTGAGCAGACGATCGGGCCTCAATCTCCCACTGCCAATCTCGATAATGCCTGTGTGGCGGATTTTGATCCCAATGTAGATTATTTTCCGAATAAAACGGAATTTGCTTACTCCACCCAACTTTCTGTGGAATACCATCAACATTACAAACGGGTCAGGTTCAAACCCAATGCCAATACCGGTGAGCAAATAGAATTTTTGCTGGTGCAATGTGGCACGCCGCTACCAAAACAAGCCAAGCATGTACCGGTGATTCAAGTGCCGATTCAGCGTTTGATTGCTGGCAACGCCTCGGTATTAGGCGCTTTAGCTGAATTAGACATCGTTGATCGACTTTACGGCACGCATAACACCCGTGGCGTCACGGTGCCTGCGGTGCAACAACGCATTAAACAAGGTTTGGTGCATGACATGTGGGGTTATGGGCATGCCTCGATTGAGCAAGCGATGTCGGTTGAAGCCGATGTCTATTTGAGTTTTTATTCCGCTTATCCGGCCGGCAATATGCATCCTCGATTGTGGGAGCTGGGCGTTACCGCTGTACCGCAAGCCGATCATCATGAAACTCATCCACTCGGTAGAGCAGAATGGATAAAGCTGCTGGCGTTGATGACCAATCGCGAAAACAACGCTGAAGCCATTTTTAATCAACGCGTTGAACGTTATCATGCCTTGCAGGCGTTAGTCGCTGATGTCAGCAACCGACCTAAGGTGATGGCCGGCTATTTATCAAGCCGTGCCAGTTTTGAGACGTTTGCCCAGCAAAATCAAAAAGCCCAATTAATTCGTGATGCAGGGGGCGAGTTTATTTTTGCGCATCAAGGAGCAGGGAGCCTCATTTTTCTGCCATTTGAATCCGTGTATGCCGGTGCCCATCAAGCCGATGTGTGGTTAGGCACGATGACCGGACAAAAAGATAAAAACGCGTTAATTAGCGCGAATCCCTTACATGGCTGGTTTCAGTCAGTGGAAAACGATCAGGTTTATGCGTGGGATCGGGATTACACCGGTGCCTGGGCGTCACCTTTTCAAGACCAAAGCATGACACATCCAGAGCGTCAGTTAGCCGAAGTGATTGCGGTATTACATCCCGAGCGTTTAACGCTGGCTGAACCAGAATGGCAATTCCTACGACAGTTACCCTAG
- a CDS encoding ABC transporter ATP-binding protein: MSLTTHQLEVGYQRTRLIGPVDLAVQPGEFVCLIGANGSGKSTLIRTLAGMQVSVSGSVNLGDVAISQLSSQERAKRLAVVLTERVTPPLLRGEELVSFGRYPYIGWSGKLGEADHQIIADAMDKADASYLAQRLVSELSDGERQKLMIARALAQQPDVLILDEATAFLDLPRRIEIIQLLQDLAHQHQLAVLLSTHDLDLALRYADTFWLIDGQRQLHIGGPEDLAMSGTLSLTFESDGLQFDLENAELRVGSEGHFPVKLTGSGIHFVWAKKALLRAGCRLSDSAQVRIHSDAGQYQLSIADAQHQAFDSMAQMVKVIKRLQTEPLATQETPA, translated from the coding sequence ATGAGTTTAACCACGCATCAACTGGAAGTAGGCTATCAACGGACTCGACTTATCGGGCCCGTTGATTTAGCCGTTCAACCCGGTGAATTTGTCTGCTTAATTGGAGCAAACGGCTCAGGAAAGTCGACATTAATTCGAACGTTGGCAGGCATGCAAGTCAGTGTCAGCGGCAGTGTGAATTTGGGTGATGTGGCCATCAGTCAACTCAGTAGTCAGGAACGCGCAAAACGATTAGCCGTAGTGTTAACAGAACGGGTGACGCCGCCATTATTACGCGGTGAAGAGCTGGTAAGTTTCGGTCGTTATCCCTACATCGGCTGGTCGGGCAAACTGGGTGAGGCCGATCATCAAATTATTGCTGACGCCATGGACAAAGCGGATGCAAGCTATCTGGCCCAGCGTTTAGTGTCGGAACTCTCTGACGGAGAACGTCAAAAACTGATGATTGCCAGAGCACTGGCGCAACAACCTGACGTGTTAATTCTGGATGAAGCGACGGCGTTTCTCGATTTACCAAGACGAATCGAAATCATACAGCTGTTACAGGATTTGGCGCATCAACACCAGTTAGCAGTGTTGCTGTCCACCCATGATCTGGACTTGGCACTGCGTTATGCCGATACGTTTTGGCTGATTGATGGCCAGCGACAATTACATATTGGCGGGCCGGAAGATTTAGCCATGAGCGGGACGTTGTCTCTGACCTTCGAAAGTGATGGCTTACAGTTTGATTTGGAAAATGCGGAACTTCGTGTCGGCAGTGAAGGCCACTTTCCCGTCAAACTCACGGGCAGCGGCATTCATTTTGTCTGGGCTAAAAAAGCCTTGTTACGGGCTGGTTGTCGACTAAGTGACAGCGCGCAAGTACGAATCCATAGCGATGCCGGTCAATATCAGCTATCTATTGCTGATGCCCAGCATCAAGCGTTCGACAGCATGGCACAAATGGTCAAAGTCATTAAACGCTTACAAACAGAACCATTGGCCACGCAAGAGACACCAGCCTAA
- a CDS encoding TonB-dependent siderophore receptor — protein MLNSLKKQNFLLFIVMASFSGAVSAEEAPVIQESDYTLDMLTITGTRERAYRSTVAPSTNKSDTSIKETPFSIQTVTRELMEDRGVITLGEALRSVPGVTPQVGWGGSNDRFRLRGFPTNANLKNGFRRSAFVPVDELINIEQIEVLKGPASALYGRFEPGGVVNLVTKKPLDIAQTEIDFTAGSEDFYRATFDTTGPLSDNVSYRVTGAFQDSGSFRDNLDTESQFISPVLEWRISPKTTLNAEMELGHRQGGFDRGFGSDPIFLTVPIENSYAEPDANIETKSVLGSVVVDHEFDNGWKLHTGIQGSWARSDGLWYAYGFGAPVDYTDPSNPMVNRSKRRNVDKQVDATVMAELSNTFNTGQVEHRVLIGSDYNHDYWDFDGYADVSPFGFPVNIPISLYNPQYGAVSGPLTHFDSSKYSSHTIGVYLQNEIKFSEQWRLLLGLRYDRSKNKGYAEYLPIDDALRRYDDAFSPRVGVTWTPVEEISVYASWAESFLTEPFSGMLRSGTLPAPSKGEQLETGVKLSLLDGRLEPTVSWFDIRRENGVVSDPLDWNYSIQVGEKRSRGWEIDIPYAITPQWRLLANYTQLKAYVSEDSDSGLEGNLLENAPRRSASIWSTYDFLGQLDGLSVGLGANYVGARQANSANDFKLPSYTRWDANVAYRFGVADKYKVQLTLHNLTDRRYYDSGGSFVPTFPGAPRTLFATFGMRF, from the coding sequence ATGTTAAATAGCTTAAAAAAGCAGAATTTTTTGCTTTTCATTGTTATGGCATCTTTTAGTGGGGCTGTTTCAGCAGAAGAAGCGCCAGTAATTCAAGAAAGTGATTACACATTAGACATGCTAACGATAACCGGCACGCGTGAACGGGCTTATCGCTCAACCGTCGCACCCTCCACTAATAAAAGTGATACCTCAATTAAGGAAACGCCGTTTTCCATTCAAACGGTTACCCGAGAATTAATGGAAGATCGTGGCGTAATTACCCTGGGTGAAGCGTTGCGTTCAGTGCCAGGTGTGACGCCGCAAGTTGGCTGGGGCGGTAGCAATGATCGTTTTCGACTACGTGGCTTTCCGACAAATGCGAACTTGAAAAATGGTTTTCGACGCAGTGCATTTGTACCGGTTGATGAGTTAATCAATATTGAACAAATCGAAGTGCTTAAAGGACCAGCATCAGCATTATATGGCCGTTTCGAGCCGGGCGGTGTGGTAAATCTGGTGACCAAAAAGCCGTTAGATATTGCGCAAACAGAAATCGATTTTACCGCTGGCAGTGAAGATTTTTACCGTGCCACGTTTGATACTACCGGGCCGTTATCCGATAACGTCAGCTATCGGGTGACCGGGGCGTTCCAAGACAGTGGCAGCTTCCGTGACAATCTGGATACGGAATCGCAATTTATTTCGCCGGTGCTAGAATGGCGAATCTCCCCTAAAACCACCTTAAATGCCGAAATGGAACTCGGTCACCGGCAAGGCGGATTTGATCGCGGATTTGGTAGTGATCCGATTTTTCTGACGGTGCCGATTGAAAACAGCTATGCCGAACCTGACGCGAATATTGAAACCAAAAGCGTGCTCGGTTCCGTAGTGGTCGATCATGAATTTGATAATGGCTGGAAACTGCATACCGGCATTCAAGGTTCATGGGCTAGATCCGATGGGCTTTGGTATGCCTATGGATTTGGTGCGCCAGTCGATTACACCGATCCGAGTAATCCAATGGTCAATCGTAGTAAACGACGTAATGTCGATAAACAGGTCGATGCTACCGTGATGGCCGAACTGAGCAATACGTTTAACACCGGTCAGGTCGAGCATCGGGTGCTGATTGGTTCAGATTACAATCACGATTACTGGGATTTTGATGGGTACGCGGATGTCAGTCCGTTTGGTTTCCCAGTGAATATTCCAATTAGCTTATATAACCCACAATATGGTGCCGTATCAGGGCCGTTGACGCATTTTGATTCATCCAAATATTCCAGTCACACGATCGGCGTTTACCTGCAGAATGAAATTAAATTTTCTGAGCAATGGCGTTTGTTATTAGGCTTGCGCTATGACCGCAGCAAGAACAAAGGCTACGCTGAATATTTACCGATTGATGACGCTTTACGCCGTTACGATGATGCGTTTTCACCGCGTGTAGGGGTAACTTGGACGCCTGTAGAAGAAATCTCAGTTTATGCCAGTTGGGCAGAGTCATTCTTAACCGAACCGTTTAGTGGCATGTTACGCAGTGGCACCTTGCCTGCACCATCAAAGGGTGAGCAACTGGAAACCGGCGTGAAATTGAGCTTATTGGATGGCCGTTTAGAACCAACCGTATCGTGGTTTGATATTCGTCGTGAGAATGGGGTTGTTTCGGATCCGCTTGATTGGAATTATTCGATTCAGGTGGGTGAAAAGCGGAGTCGCGGCTGGGAAATTGACATACCTTACGCCATCACCCCGCAATGGCGTTTACTGGCGAACTATACCCAGTTAAAAGCCTATGTCAGTGAAGACAGTGATAGCGGTCTAGAAGGCAACTTGCTGGAAAATGCGCCGCGCCGCAGCGCCAGTATCTGGTCAACCTATGACTTTCTGGGGCAACTGGATGGCTTGAGTGTCGGATTGGGCGCGAACTATGTGGGCGCGCGTCAGGCCAACTCTGCCAATGACTTTAAGCTACCTTCCTATACCCGTTGGGATGCCAATGTGGCTTATCGGTTCGGTGTGGCAGATAAATATAAAGTGCAGTTAACCCTGCATAACCTGACGGATCGTCGTTACTACGATTCAGGTGGTTCATTCGTGCCGACTTTCCCGGGCGCACCAAGAACCCTATTTGCGACATTTGGCATGCGTTTCTAA
- a CDS encoding TonB-dependent receptor, which produces MMTSFKKIPLYVALACAGLPLSVAAEDADETATLDELVVTGTRSASPLLELSGNTGRVSEAEIDLVRPDHVTQIINRVSGVNVQRGNGQEHLTSIRSPVLSGGAGAGSFLFLEDGIPLRAAGFANVNGLFEANYELAGGLEVVRGPGSAFYGSNAVHGLVNVLTRAPSLDLEREIDISVGPHDLYKLKGTISDTVGRHGYRLSAIGTTDGGYVSESGYDQQKISFRHDYYGERDSFKTIFSHTNLNQETAGYIVGFKAYEDESLSRTNPNPEAYRDAKSTRLSTEWERQLTDSSTFRLTPYVRHTEMEFLMHFLPGQPVEKNKHSSIGLLSAYTKDLEGGHKVIFGTDLEYTEGSLSEVQFNPRPFPGPFIPGVHYDYDVDATVIAPYVHSEWQILDKTRLTAGLRYEYTRYDYTNNTGSRTLAGSSRYLRPDSDVDTFSNLSPKLGLVQELSEDTSAFINYARGNRAPQTTDLYRAQIRPTENGGTADSEEIDSIEIGVRKLGEGLQYEIAAYHMKKRDYFFTDSADTNVPDGKTEHTGLELGMFYPFNDQFDIAANVTFAKHEYDFDKADANIEDGSYLVTAPKRMANIRLGWNPTQQTRAELEWLHMSEYYLNDANTFKYEGHDVFNLYLSHEVNSSLTLYGRVQNLFNTEYAERADYNANIPDYRYFVGEKRYLHVGASYRF; this is translated from the coding sequence ATGATGACATCATTTAAAAAAATACCATTATATGTGGCATTGGCTTGTGCCGGTTTGCCACTCAGTGTCGCTGCAGAGGATGCCGATGAGACCGCCACACTCGATGAGTTGGTGGTTACGGGTACCCGCAGTGCTTCACCGTTGCTGGAGTTGTCTGGTAATACCGGTCGTGTTTCTGAAGCAGAAATCGATTTGGTCCGACCTGATCATGTCACCCAGATCATTAACCGTGTCAGTGGGGTCAATGTGCAACGCGGTAATGGTCAAGAGCATTTAACCTCAATTCGTTCGCCAGTGTTGTCGGGTGGCGCGGGTGCCGGTTCCTTCTTGTTTTTGGAGGATGGCATTCCTTTGCGGGCAGCGGGTTTTGCCAACGTAAATGGGTTGTTTGAAGCTAATTATGAATTGGCTGGCGGGCTGGAAGTGGTGCGTGGCCCAGGTAGTGCTTTTTATGGTTCAAACGCCGTACATGGCTTGGTGAATGTATTAACGCGGGCGCCATCTTTGGATTTGGAGCGCGAAATCGATATTTCTGTCGGGCCACACGATTTATACAAATTGAAAGGGACGATTAGTGATACGGTGGGGCGTCACGGCTACCGGCTTAGTGCCATTGGTACCACTGATGGTGGCTATGTTAGCGAGTCTGGTTATGATCAACAAAAAATCAGCTTTCGCCACGATTATTATGGAGAAAGAGATTCTTTCAAAACCATTTTTAGTCATACAAATCTGAATCAGGAAACAGCCGGTTATATCGTTGGTTTTAAAGCCTATGAGGATGAGTCCCTGTCTCGGACAAACCCTAACCCGGAAGCTTATCGTGATGCGAAATCGACACGGCTTTCGACAGAGTGGGAACGTCAACTGACCGATAGTTCAACGTTTCGATTGACACCCTATGTTCGTCATACCGAAATGGAATTTTTGATGCACTTCCTGCCGGGGCAGCCGGTTGAGAAAAACAAACATAGCAGCATTGGCTTGTTAAGTGCCTACACCAAAGATTTAGAGGGTGGCCACAAAGTTATTTTTGGTACCGACCTTGAATATACAGAGGGCAGTTTGTCTGAAGTTCAGTTTAACCCGCGTCCATTTCCAGGACCGTTTATTCCGGGCGTGCATTATGACTATGATGTCGATGCGACGGTCATCGCACCCTATGTGCACTCAGAGTGGCAGATACTTGATAAAACCCGTCTGACAGCGGGGCTGCGCTATGAATATACTCGTTATGACTACACCAACAATACCGGTTCTCGTACATTGGCTGGCAGCAGTCGTTACCTGCGCCCAGACAGTGATGTTGATACCTTCAGCAACTTGAGCCCAAAACTGGGGCTGGTTCAAGAGTTAAGTGAAGACACCAGTGCCTTCATTAACTACGCACGCGGTAACCGGGCGCCACAAACGACTGACTTATATCGGGCGCAAATTCGACCAACTGAAAATGGCGGTACCGCTGATTCAGAAGAAATCGATAGCATTGAAATAGGAGTACGCAAATTGGGTGAAGGGCTGCAATATGAAATCGCCGCTTATCACATGAAAAAGCGTGATTACTTCTTTACAGATAGCGCGGATACCAATGTCCCTGATGGTAAAACCGAGCATACCGGTTTGGAACTGGGCATGTTCTACCCGTTTAACGATCAGTTTGATATCGCGGCTAACGTAACTTTTGCCAAACATGAATACGACTTTGATAAAGCTGATGCCAACATTGAAGATGGCAGCTATCTGGTAACAGCGCCGAAACGGATGGCAAACATTCGGTTAGGCTGGAATCCCACCCAGCAGACTCGGGCAGAGCTGGAGTGGCTGCACATGAGCGAATACTATCTCAATGATGCCAACACTTTTAAATATGAAGGCCATGATGTGTTCAACCTGTATTTGTCACATGAGGTGAATAGCAGTCTGACCTTATATGGTCGTGTGCAAAATCTCTTTAATACAGAGTATGCAGAGCGGGCTGATTACAACGCTAACATTCCGGATTACCGCTATTTTGTTGGTGAAAAGCGTTACCTGCATGTTGGTGCCAGCTATCGCTTTTAA
- a CDS encoding DnaJ C-terminal domain-containing protein, protein MEYKDYYKILGVDRQASADEIKKAYRRLARKYHPDVSKEADAEDRFKEVGEAYEVLRDAEKRAQYDQFGGQYRHGQSFNPPPGWDESAGGFGQGNFSSFFENMFSGMGGGGRGRGDRFFAQGEDVNAKITISLEEAFKGASKTIRRPTGATQNGTVNVKIPAGVSPGQKIRLSGQGKAGMGGKAGDLYLEVQIASHAFFRIDGKDLYLDLPLSPWEAALGTKVTVPTLAGKISLTIPAGARSGQKMRLKGRGLPGKTAGDQFVVLQIQTPPAATDTQKVLYRKMADTFEFNPREAMDNAF, encoded by the coding sequence ATGGAATATAAAGACTATTACAAAATTCTTGGCGTAGATCGTCAGGCCAGCGCCGACGAAATAAAGAAGGCGTACCGCCGCCTTGCGCGTAAATATCATCCTGATGTCAGTAAAGAAGCTGATGCGGAGGATCGTTTTAAAGAAGTGGGTGAAGCCTATGAGGTGCTTCGGGATGCCGAAAAGCGTGCCCAGTACGATCAATTTGGCGGCCAATACCGCCATGGTCAATCCTTCAATCCACCACCTGGCTGGGATGAGAGTGCAGGTGGCTTTGGTCAGGGTAACTTCAGCAGCTTCTTTGAAAATATGTTTTCCGGAATGGGGGGCGGCGGCCGGGGCCGTGGTGACCGTTTTTTTGCACAGGGTGAAGACGTTAACGCCAAGATTACCATTAGTCTCGAAGAGGCATTTAAAGGCGCCAGCAAAACCATCCGTCGCCCCACAGGGGCGACCCAGAATGGAACGGTTAATGTCAAAATTCCGGCCGGCGTCAGTCCGGGTCAAAAAATTCGTCTTAGCGGCCAAGGTAAGGCTGGCATGGGCGGCAAAGCCGGTGATTTATATTTAGAAGTACAGATTGCCAGCCACGCATTTTTCCGAATCGACGGTAAAGATCTCTATCTGGATTTACCTTTAAGTCCATGGGAAGCAGCACTCGGTACCAAAGTCACCGTGCCAACGCTGGCCGGAAAAATCAGTCTGACGATTCCTGCTGGCGCACGCAGTGGCCAGAAAATGCGCCTGAAAGGACGTGGTTTACCAGGTAAAACGGCGGGCGATCAGTTTGTGGTTTTACAAATTCAAACCCCGCCGGCGGCAACCGATACGCAGAAAGTGTTGTATCGAAAAATGGCAGATACCTTTGAGTTTAATCCCCGTGAGGCGATGGATAACGCATTCTGA
- a CDS encoding DegQ family serine endoprotease: MTHVKSAILWLAGLSLIGQLAFAALPFPWLGSDQKMPTLAPMLDSSKPAVVNIATRAEVAVRDNPLMNDPFFRRFFNLPDRPRTRQAQSLGSGVIFDAKAGLVLTNNHVIQRADEITVSLFDGRTMQAEVVGTDPATDVALIKIPAENLRALSLADSDKLAVGDFVVAIGNPFGLGQTVTSGIVSALGRSGLGLEGYENFIQTDASINPGNSGGALVNLRGELVGINTAIFSPQNAGNIGIGFAIPSNLVKQVTDHLLKYGEVRRAYLGVQMQDITPDLADAFNTDTQTGAVVTRVLPDSAAEKAGLKVGDVVTAVNNVSLKNAANMRNTIGLLMVGQTVVLDIVRDGKAKTLKTKITETQVQSTASQNVHPKLGGVTFEDIDQTSPYYGRIEGVLIYRVEPDSPAWQAGLRANDIIIAVNQRPIKNLEALKPLVQNQSDLIIRLVRGDRTLRLLLR, from the coding sequence ATGACACACGTTAAATCTGCGATATTGTGGCTGGCAGGTCTCAGCCTCATCGGCCAATTAGCCTTTGCAGCCCTGCCTTTTCCGTGGTTGGGTTCAGACCAAAAAATGCCGACGCTGGCACCCATGCTCGACAGCAGCAAACCCGCTGTTGTCAACATTGCCACGCGTGCTGAAGTGGCCGTTCGCGATAACCCGTTGATGAACGATCCGTTCTTTAGACGTTTTTTTAACCTGCCAGATCGGCCCCGCACCAGACAGGCACAAAGTCTGGGCTCCGGCGTGATTTTTGATGCCAAAGCCGGTCTCGTGTTGACCAACAATCATGTCATCCAACGCGCTGATGAAATTACGGTTTCGTTATTTGATGGTCGCACGATGCAGGCGGAAGTTGTTGGTACCGATCCAGCAACGGATGTGGCACTGATAAAAATTCCTGCTGAAAATCTGCGAGCCCTGTCCTTGGCAGACTCAGACAAGTTAGCGGTGGGTGATTTTGTCGTCGCGATTGGCAACCCGTTTGGTCTAGGACAAACCGTTACTTCCGGTATTGTCAGCGCCCTTGGCCGTAGCGGACTCGGTCTGGAAGGCTATGAAAACTTTATTCAAACGGATGCCTCCATTAACCCCGGTAACTCGGGCGGCGCACTGGTCAACTTGCGTGGTGAATTGGTTGGCATTAATACCGCCATTTTCTCACCGCAAAATGCGGGCAATATTGGTATCGGTTTCGCCATTCCCAGTAACCTCGTCAAACAAGTGACTGACCACTTGTTGAAATATGGTGAAGTCAGACGCGCCTATCTGGGTGTGCAAATGCAGGATATTACGCCTGATTTGGCCGATGCATTTAATACTGACACGCAGACCGGCGCGGTTGTCACCCGTGTGCTTCCTGATTCAGCCGCAGAAAAAGCCGGCCTCAAAGTCGGTGATGTCGTGACGGCTGTGAATAATGTGTCACTGAAAAATGCCGCCAACATGCGAAACACCATCGGCTTGTTGATGGTCGGTCAAACTGTTGTGCTCGATATTGTCCGTGATGGCAAAGCAAAAACCTTGAAAACCAAAATCACGGAAACGCAGGTACAAAGCACCGCCAGTCAAAATGTCCATCCCAAGCTGGGTGGCGTGACGTTTGAAGATATTGACCAAACATCCCCATACTATGGACGGATTGAGGGCGTACTGATTTATCGGGTCGAACCGGATAGCCCTGCCTGGCAAGCGGGGTTGCGCGCCAACGATATTATTATCGCCGTTAATCAACGGCCAATCAAAAATCTCGAAGCACTGAAACCTTTGGTGCAAAATCAGTCTGATCTCATCATCCGGCTGGTTCGGGGTGACCGCACACTGCGCTTGCTGTTACGCTAA